The genomic DNA CGTCTGCATTCTTTATCGGTCATCCTACCCTACACAGCACTTTCCTACATGTATTACGACGAATGTGGTAAGTGTACAGATTTCCAACGTCGAAGGGGACAGCAACCGACAACtactaaagccccctttacaactcaagaatttagctcggatGAGtggtcagcgagctctaaattacgaggaggtatgagcctgatgccgacaaagaaactctgccatttgttcgtaggcatcagggtcattcctcctcgtaatttagagctcgctgacaactcggccgagctaaattcttgatttgtaaagggggctttaccaCAGTATTATCAAGTCAACGTTTTCGGTATGGATTCGGTACAATTGATATACATGCGTATCTTTACGATGTCCGAAAACAAACCATTTGATGTCCCTCCCTTAGATCCATGGTGCAGTCGAGTTGTGTGAAGTAACTTGTCGAGTATTGGGCTCGGATACTAGAGGTCCCAAATTCGATACCCGCCATGCccgacttcggtcggggagatAACATGAGCCTGggtaaaatactacctttaccttctgtctgtattttGTATGAGGCACTGTTAAATGTACAACACAACACgctgtattccgtatcacccgaggtaccagcccaaccgcgggcaggatcgcccgaaggccggtgggcgatccgacccgcgggagggctgggaccaagggtgatgcggaatacaccgtgttgtattttatttatgtcatacccacctgagaaaacaagtatttcgatgcgaaatgcgccagaatttgcttgtgtatgtatgttcatacaacaacaacatttgacCCTCCATGGTACAGTCGCCAGTTCACCCCGCCGGGACATTCACCTTTGAACCCAGCACATGATCAACAGGTGGTAACGTTAGTATAGTACACAAACATGTCGGGGCAAGTCGCCATGAAACatttccttctccttctcctcttGGTCAGTTCTGTGGCTAAACCTACCACCAAGGAAGTCTCTTCTAAGGCATGGCTCATAGAAAACAGCGTGGAGTACAGTCAGATCATATTCAACCCGGCGAAGAACAACTTCTTAGCCCTTGGCAGCAACCCCCATGTCTTCGACGTGATAGACATGTCCTCCGGTAAGCCTTCGAACTCGCTGCGGTTCGCACTGCCCCTCCCCGGGCAGATGCTAGCCGTGGAGCCCGATGGAGCTCTCGTGGCGGTCGCGCACAACTCTTACGTCAGTTTCATCGTCCTGGGAGCCACCGTGCCCTACATGAACACGTACACGGTGCCGGTCGTCGAAACGTCCGGCATGGTGGTGGTGAACAGGACGGTCTGTATCTGGCCGGGCTATGGACAGTGGACAAACGTCGTTTGTGTTTCTCATGGCGGCACGTACGAAAGGTACTATAACTTATCATTCATCTATAATATAGTTAGTcattaaaggtggtatctcactgcacgtggGGCACCGTTGTGGCACTGCGGGCTCGAAAGATTACACAGCGAATTTTCTTACggtttgtgtattttcttgtcttcttatTCATActtgtattacacaatatctaaattataaaaatcggcgaaaataacacaacagtgccgcagtgaacgaaccccgcagtgccgcacaggtgacccaagtgcaatgagataccaccctaACTACGAATAGCTGCCAAGTCTTTAGAGTTCTTGCAGTTGTAAACCTGTGGTCTGAAGAAGGTaataatttacatgtattgttgCCGGAAACACGCAAAAACACGCCCCCACTCCTCATCGGTCATTGGCCCCTACATAAATTTGTCATCTTCTGAAATTATTACTGTGCTGGGTGTTTAATTTTCTAAATATCACCTGTTTCGATTGCTTATGATATAGGATGCATGGGAGCTTCGTGGTGGTATCGGTGGCATATAACAATCATGTGACCCTCATAACTTATAGCATAGTACTCTTATTTTCAAATGGTAACATTGAGAGGTAAAGGTAAATAAAGGCTTGGTAATAGCATGGGCTTTCACCCCAAGCCAGTGTGTGACGTTAACGTAGCAGGTTGATGAAAACGATGTAACTATTAAATAATTTATACTGTATAACGAAGGTAGAACCCTCTAGcatcagaggttaggctccgatcTGGCTCGTATTTTTAATGTGCGCACTAGCTTATAAACAAAGGGACGTACGCTggtaaaatagaaagcccgacaagaGCGTCTAGAAAGAATGTAAAAAACCTAGTCGGTGCCtaatgtctgcttggagaatagacagAAAGAAAGTATAAAATATAGGGAAAGAAAATTGCCTGGTCAGCGTTCTCatcctaaaagagatccgagccaaaaactaaacggctgcatggacgcgtgtttgtagcggtgagaaattcccttttagccagtcGAACtcatctcaaaagttagattggtgaaagtttgtttggaactgaagaaattagcaggtaaagttggGTAGCCGCGCGCTatgtcggaggtacacagtccttgATTCTGAGTGATGCGGTTGACTGGTGGCAGCTAAAAAGTGCCTGTTACTGTGCTTGGCTAACTGCATTTTGCAAATGTCATAAAAAAGACTGTGTGTCTAGAGGTTGTTGggaatttttttacatgatgAATGGTGaatgtgctcaacaaagaatgaataatATCAATATATCACAAGTACtgttcattatgaacgcgcccattttaAACAcgtattataacatagaagtctatgggaagaagaaacagatCAATGAGACCTTACTGTTGGTCTTCTTCCCCTTTTCTAGGTGCCCTTACCAGATCTACGGCGGTGCCCTTGCGTTCCTCCACCCCAACAGGAAGTGGGTGTACTCCCCTAACACTGGAGTGTCTCCGCAGTCTGTCAACAAGTTCATGGTCAACTCCACCTGTGTGTATCGGCTGTGAGTTCCTTCGCCAATAAGCTAATGTTTTCAGCGACGTTTGTGGTTGGGTGTATCTGTTTGTTTATGTGGGGACAGCCAAACTTGCGGATGGATCCGTATGAGATTTGTTGTCGGTAAAACGAAGGATAAGTTCGATTTTGCACATCCTATTCCACTGTTTTCTCCCATCAGTTAACCATATTTGCGATTATCATTTTGAGCCACAGTCAAATGATCTGACCATTTAAG from Branchiostoma floridae strain S238N-H82 unplaced genomic scaffold, Bfl_VNyyK Sc7u5tJ_1497, whole genome shotgun sequence includes the following:
- the LOC118407896 gene encoding uncharacterized protein LOC118407896; this encodes MSGQVAMKHFLLLLLLVSSVAKPTTKEVSSKAWLIENSVEYSQIIFNPAKNNFLALGSNPHVFDVIDMSSGKPSNSLRFALPLPGQMLAVEPDGALVAVAHNSYVSFIVLGATVPYMNTYTVPVVETSGMVVVNRTVCIWPGYGQWTNVVCVSHGGTYERCPYQIYGGALAFLHPNRKWVYSPNTGVSPQSVNKFMVNSTCVYRLWENPNFGEYYYGRHWWFSYEGSRAFLDNGLTLTASDDQNTDMEVHGYFNASTGNNPHIWVSQSPGDQYYIAGLKPDTSDVILYTWPYLMPTRTLPFPVPDDPKATNPQPLQVHYADDGRLYTVGKYGQGGEIWGLGYIEFN